A portion of the Bactrocera neohumeralis isolate Rockhampton chromosome 2, APGP_CSIRO_Bneo_wtdbg2-racon-allhic-juicebox.fasta_v2, whole genome shotgun sequence genome contains these proteins:
- the LOC126765805 gene encoding bolA-like protein DDB_G0274169 → MVWVLMKKIKTADIIVIRLRINTNTVMNFFRSATLTLRSAQLHRMSATPQTAPVESAIRVALTEQLSPLHLEVINESYMHNVPKGSETHFKVLVVSDKFEELTLIKRHRLVNSIVQEKLAGNFVHALSIEAKTPKQWDPNYTVEPSPNCRGGFGK, encoded by the exons ATGGTCTGggtattaatgaaaaaaataaaaacagctgatattattgttattagatTACGAATTAATACAAACACAGTTATGAACTTTTTTCGCAGCGCTACAT TAACGTTACGTTCCGCTCAATTGCACAGAATGTCAGCTACACCTCAAACTGCGCCCGTTGAGTCAGCCATACGAGTCGCACTTACAGAGCAGTTATCCCCATTACACTTGGAAGTGATCAACGAGTCCTATATGCACAACGTACCGAAAGGTTCGGAAACACATTTCAAAGTGTTGGTAGTATCCGATAAGTTTGAGGAGCTCACTTTAATTAAG CGCCACCGTTTGGTAAATTCAATTGTACAAGAGAAATTGGCTGGCAACTTTGTTCACGCGCTATCTATAGAGGCTAAAACTCCCAAACAGTGGGATCCTAATTACACAGTCGAACCTAGTCCAAATTGTCGTGGTGGCTTTGGCAAATAA